A single window of Candidatus Flexicrinis affinis DNA harbors:
- the trpC gene encoding indole-3-glycerol phosphate synthase TrpC, producing MTQFVATGSVLDRILAHKVGEIDALRPRAADIRHAAELAPAPPPFAASLHKPTVALIAEVKRASPSKGLLIEDFDAVRIAREYEGNGASAVSVLADAEFFMGSPDFVRDVAVSVSLPVLFKEFVIDPLQVDLACSLGASAVLLIVAALEDVQLRDLSAHIAALGMDALVEVHDEHELERALRIGVGVVGVNNRDLKTFREDLSITERLATRLDGGVTLVAESAIRSPDDVARMARAGAHAVLVGEGLIKAADRPASVRQYASIERPEVAS from the coding sequence ATGACGCAATTCGTCGCGACGGGTTCGGTGCTCGACAGAATCCTTGCGCACAAGGTGGGCGAGATCGACGCACTGCGCCCCCGCGCGGCCGACATTCGTCACGCTGCCGAACTGGCGCCGGCGCCACCGCCATTCGCGGCGTCGCTGCACAAGCCGACGGTCGCTCTCATCGCCGAGGTCAAGCGCGCGTCGCCGTCGAAAGGTCTGCTGATCGAAGACTTCGATGCGGTACGCATCGCCCGCGAGTACGAAGGGAACGGCGCGTCGGCAGTGTCCGTGCTGGCCGACGCAGAGTTCTTTATGGGCAGTCCGGACTTTGTGCGCGACGTCGCCGTTTCCGTCAGCCTGCCGGTGCTGTTCAAGGAATTCGTGATCGACCCGCTGCAAGTCGATCTGGCATGTTCGCTCGGCGCGAGCGCCGTACTGCTCATCGTCGCTGCGCTTGAAGATGTCCAGCTTCGTGACCTGTCGGCCCATATCGCCGCGCTCGGCATGGACGCGCTTGTCGAAGTCCACGATGAGCACGAACTGGAGCGCGCGCTGCGGATCGGCGTCGGGGTAGTCGGGGTCAACAACCGCGATCTCAAGACGTTCCGCGAGGATTTATCCATAACAGAGCGCCTCGCCACGCGACTGGATGGCGGGGTCACGCTGGTGGCGGAGAGCGCGATTCGGAGCCCCGACGATGTCGCGCGTATGGCACGTGCAGGGGCGCATGCCGTACTCGTCGGAGAAGGCCTTATCAAAGCCGCTGACCGGCCCGCAAGCGTGCGCCAGTATGCCAGTATAGAGCGCCCGGAGGTGGCGTCATGA
- a CDS encoding phosphoribosylanthranilate isomerase: protein MKVKICGVTTLEDALFAARSGADMIGFNFWPRSKRYIATAAAAELCDRLRSHLGDTCPALVGVFVNAVVSDISRVMDVVGLDYAQLSGDESDSVLRELRGIAFKGIRPATLAQAEEDYSYFAPVMPDDPDMPSLLVDASVSGEYGGTGQQAADEIVRWLVGKAPRLLLAGGLTPATVVERVRAFHPWGVDVASGVEGDLPGIKDAHKVAAFIAAARSAA from the coding sequence ATGAAGGTCAAGATTTGCGGGGTTACGACGTTGGAAGACGCGCTGTTTGCCGCGAGGAGCGGCGCCGACATGATCGGGTTCAATTTCTGGCCGCGCTCCAAGCGATACATTGCAACTGCGGCCGCGGCGGAGCTTTGCGACCGGCTCCGGTCGCATCTGGGCGACACGTGCCCAGCCCTCGTCGGCGTGTTCGTCAATGCGGTAGTCAGCGACATTTCGCGCGTCATGGATGTCGTGGGCCTCGACTACGCTCAACTTTCCGGCGACGAGTCCGACTCGGTACTGCGCGAACTGCGCGGGATCGCATTTAAGGGCATCCGTCCGGCAACGCTCGCGCAAGCCGAAGAGGATTACTCGTACTTTGCGCCGGTCATGCCTGACGATCCAGACATGCCGTCGCTGCTGGTCGACGCGTCCGTAAGCGGGGAGTATGGCGGGACCGGGCAGCAGGCGGCGGACGAGATCGTACGGTGGCTGGTCGGGAAGGCCCCGCGTTTGCTGTTGGCCGGCGGCTTGACACCGGCGACCGTTGTGGAGCGCGTTCGCGCGTTTCACCCGTGGGGCGTTGACGTGGCAAGCGGCGTCGAAGGCGATCTACCGGGGATCAAGGATGCGCACAAGGTGGCCGCATTCATCGCGGCGGCACGCAGCGCGGCGTAG
- the trpB gene encoding tryptophan synthase subunit beta produces MDQYIKTGLTDVPDERGYYGEFGGRFVPETLVPALDELTAAYTEAIADPAFHAELAELQRTYVGRPTPVTYARRLSEQLGGAQIYLKREDLAHTGAHKINNALGQALLARRMGKQRVVAETGAGQHGVASATVSALLGLDCHVYMGSVDIARQEPNVFRMKLLGAEVIPVESGTKTLKDAINEALRDWVTNVQTTFYLLGSALGPHPYPMIVRDFQSVIGHEARAQMLEMAGRLPDVCIACVGGGSNAIGLFHAFRDDDVEFIGVEAGGYGISSGQHAARFADPVIGRPGVLQGTRSYVMQSPQGQILNTHSISAGLDYASVGPEHAFLRDTERAFYTYATDEEALASLQTLSRTEGIIPALESAHGLAEAIKRASSMPRSSIILVNLSGRGDKDLNTVMSALEIE; encoded by the coding sequence ATGGATCAGTACATCAAGACCGGGCTGACGGACGTGCCCGACGAACGCGGCTACTACGGCGAATTTGGCGGTCGCTTCGTGCCGGAGACGCTGGTCCCGGCATTGGACGAGCTTACTGCGGCGTACACCGAGGCGATCGCCGATCCGGCCTTCCATGCGGAGCTGGCCGAGCTGCAGCGCACGTACGTCGGCCGTCCCACGCCGGTGACCTATGCGCGCCGGCTGAGCGAGCAGTTGGGCGGCGCGCAAATCTACCTGAAGCGCGAGGACTTGGCGCATACGGGCGCACACAAGATCAACAACGCGCTCGGTCAGGCCTTGCTCGCGCGCCGAATGGGCAAGCAGCGCGTGGTCGCGGAGACGGGTGCCGGTCAGCACGGGGTCGCCAGCGCCACGGTAAGTGCGCTGCTTGGCCTCGATTGTCACGTCTACATGGGCAGCGTCGACATCGCACGGCAGGAACCCAACGTGTTCCGCATGAAGCTGCTGGGGGCCGAGGTCATTCCGGTCGAAAGCGGCACCAAGACGCTCAAAGACGCCATCAACGAGGCGCTGCGCGATTGGGTGACCAACGTGCAGACGACCTTCTATTTGCTCGGGTCGGCGCTTGGGCCACATCCATACCCGATGATCGTCCGCGACTTTCAAAGCGTGATCGGACATGAGGCGCGCGCGCAGATGCTCGAAATGGCAGGCAGGCTACCTGACGTGTGTATCGCGTGCGTAGGCGGCGGCAGCAACGCCATCGGCCTGTTTCACGCCTTTCGCGACGACGACGTCGAGTTCATCGGCGTCGAGGCCGGCGGGTACGGAATCTCGAGCGGTCAGCATGCCGCGCGCTTCGCCGACCCGGTCATTGGACGGCCCGGTGTGCTGCAAGGCACGCGCTCATATGTCATGCAGTCCCCGCAGGGGCAGATCTTGAACACGCACAGCATCTCTGCCGGCCTCGATTACGCCTCGGTCGGGCCGGAGCACGCCTTCTTGCGCGACACCGAGCGCGCGTTCTACACCTATGCGACCGACGAGGAAGCGCTCGCGTCCCTGCAAACTCTGAGCAGGACCGAAGGCATCATCCCGGCGCTGGAGAGCGCGCACGGGTTGGCCGAGGCCATCAAGCGCGCGTCGTCGATGCCGCGCAGCAGCATCATCCTCGTCAACCTGAGCGGGCGCGGCGATAAAGACTTGAACACTGTCATGTCCGCTTTGGAGATCGAGTAA
- a CDS encoding NUDIX domain-containing protein translates to MVVLDAASALFVDAGGRVLLQKRDDRPELAFAGMWTFFGGAVEAGETHEQAVYREVAEELGWHAPKLVYWTTQVRPHVTAPDTHVVHNHIYVGRLTVSPADLTLGEGQAMALFDADAAVSMELAFWQHEPLRRFFRDYAAGTLEIPE, encoded by the coding sequence GTGGTCGTCCTCGATGCCGCGTCAGCCTTGTTCGTCGATGCCGGAGGGCGCGTGCTGCTGCAGAAGCGCGACGACAGACCGGAGTTGGCATTTGCCGGCATGTGGACGTTCTTTGGCGGCGCGGTAGAGGCGGGAGAGACGCACGAGCAGGCCGTGTACCGCGAGGTGGCCGAAGAGTTGGGCTGGCACGCCCCGAAACTTGTCTACTGGACAACACAGGTGCGCCCGCACGTTACCGCGCCGGATACGCATGTCGTTCATAACCATATCTACGTCGGGCGGCTGACCGTGTCGCCGGCCGACCTGACGCTGGGCGAAGGGCAGGCGATGGCGCTCTTCGATGCCGATGCCGCCGTGTCGATGGAACTGGCATTCTGGCAGCACGAGCCGCTGCGCCGCTTCTTCCGTGATTATGCCGCAGGCACGTTGGAGATACCCGAATGA